In Gadus macrocephalus chromosome 11, ASM3116895v1, a single genomic region encodes these proteins:
- the rps19 gene encoding 40S ribosomal protein S19 has protein sequence MPGVTVKDVNQQEFVRALAAFLKKSGKLKVPDWVDLVKLAKHKELGPSDDNWYYVRAASTVRHLYLRGGAGVGSMTKIYGGRKRNGVCPAHFSVGSKNVARKVLQSLELLKMVEKDPNGGRRVTSQGTRDLDRIAGQVAAANKKPVVVPAAAVVVPAVV, from the exons ATGCCAGGTGTCACAGTAAAAGACGTTAACCAGCAGGAGTTCGTCCGTGCCCTGGCGGCCTTCCTGAAAAA ATCAGGAAAACTGAAGGTGCCCGACTGGGTGGACCTCGTTAAACTGGCCAAGCACAAGGAACTGGGCCCCAGTGATGACAACTGGTACTACGTCAGAGCTG CATCGACAGTCCGTCACTTGTACCTTCGCGGGGGTGCCGGTGTGGGCTCCATGACCAAGATCTATGGTGGTCGCAAGAGGAACGGAGTGTGTCCTGCCCACTTCAGCGTAGGATCCAAAAATGTGGCCCGCAAGGTGCTGCAGTCCCTCGAGCTGCTCAAGATGGTGGAGAAGGACCCCAACGG CGGTCGCAGAGTAACCTCCCAGGGAACCAGGGACCTGGACAGAATTGCTGGCCAG GTTGCAGCCGCAAACAAGAAACCTGTTGTTGTCCCTGCAGCTGCGGTTGTTGTTCCTgctgttgtttaa
- the LOC132468334 gene encoding LOW QUALITY PROTEIN: adenosine receptor A1-like (The sequence of the model RefSeq protein was modified relative to this genomic sequence to represent the inferred CDS: inserted 1 base in 1 codon; deleted 3 bases in 3 codons), giving the protein MEYTWLYSLCQCLLSVSLIVVSVRLCMALAGSRSEARSRDAARGSGHNKGIVSSSLRLCLGWVGALGGALEVPAFVLLDMRSPRCLYTCMILVCCPLLARQFTVCLLLLLSLDGHLQQRLAGRYSLVVTRRRALCVVLLCWMGSVVFSFSQLMGSGMLYTWSGAADPEGGTSGLGLGNNRTSSLSPNTPLPQSTPKPPRYXRNYLVIGKNLPYGGFLSKVYMEDLSNFSYAEIHGSHFGVCGPDTVFSPQFLVCVHGVTTFLLPFLGLLSIYLDLLCTRRRQIHFYPSEPTEGDLSLAHSLALSLALLVLLCLPLHTTHLLWLLRPDTRSHTWAYPVAKFLSQLYSLVPPLLFTPGTNGWEVLRFL; this is encoded by the exons ATGGAATACACTTGGCTCTACTCCCTGTGCCAgtgcctcctctctgtctctctgatcgTGGTGAGCGTGAGGTTGTGCATGGCCCTGGCCGGCTCCCGCTCAGAGGCCCGGTCCCGGGACGCAGCCAGGGGCTCCGGCCACAACAAGGGCATCGTCTCCTCCAGCCTCCGCCTCTGCCTGGGCTGGGTGGGCGCACTTGGAGGCGCACTGGAGGTGCCTGCGTTTGTGCTGCTGGACATGCGCTCCCCGCGCTGCCTGTACACGTGCATGATCCTGGTGtgctgccctctgctggccAGGCAGTTCACCGtgtgcctgctgctgctgctcagccTGGACGGCCACCTGCAGCAGCGCCTGGCCGGCCG GTATTCCCTGGTGGTCACCCGTCGACGGGCCCTGTGTGTGGTTCTGCTGTGCTGGATGGGCTCAGTGGTGTTCtccttctcccagttgatgggaTCAGGA ATGCTGTACACCTGGAGCGGTGCAGCCGATCCAGAAGGGGGCACGTCCGGTCTGGGTCTGGGGAACAACcggacctcctccctgtcccctaatactcctcttcctcaatcCACTCCCAAGCCTCCCAGGT CCCGTAATTACCTGGTGATAGGGAAGAACCTACCGTACGGAGGTTTCTTATCCAAGGTCTACATGGAGGACTTGAGTAACTTCTCCTACGCAGAGATCCACGGTAGCCACTTTGGGGTCTGTGGCCCAGACACCGTCTTCAGCCCCCAGTTCCTGGTGTGTGTCCACGGTGTGACCACCTTCCTGCTTCCCTTCTTAGGGCTGCTCTCCATTTACCTGGAC CTCCTGTGCACCAGGCGCAGACAGATCCACTTCTATCCATCAGAACCAACCGAAGGCGACCTATCTCTTGCCCATTCCCTGGCTCtgtccctggct ctcctggttctgctCTGTCTGCCCCTCCACACCACCCACCTACTGTGGCTCCTTCGTCCAGACACAAGGAGCCACACTTGGGCTTACCCTGTGGCAAAGTTCCTGTCCCAGTTGTACAGTCTTGTGCCTCCGCTGCTCTTCACTCCCGGTACCAATGGATGGGAGGTCCTCCGTTTCCTCTAG